One window from the genome of bacterium encodes:
- a CDS encoding thioredoxin domain-containing protein: MSQNILIPAVLIVSGLIVASAVYYVSSKNVTDTAGATSDLSLVRPPGSDDHILGNPAAPVIIVEYSDFDCPFCKSFNDTLHRIVNEYGANGQVAWIFRNFPLTELHPNAQSAAEASECVANLGGNEAYWKFSDLLFANQPADPSTYPSLATQAGVSGDAVTACLSAGTAKDRVAADSDNAKAAGANGTPYSVILVRGSEPVLINGAFPYDTMKQKVEAALAAVK, encoded by the coding sequence ATGTCCCAAAACATCCTCATCCCGGCCGTACTCATCGTTTCCGGCCTCATTGTCGCAAGCGCCGTGTATTACGTAAGTTCGAAAAACGTCACCGATACTGCGGGAGCGACAAGTGACCTTTCCTTGGTGCGGCCGCCAGGCTCGGACGACCATATCCTCGGGAATCCCGCCGCGCCGGTCATCATTGTCGAATATTCCGACTTCGACTGTCCGTTCTGCAAATCTTTCAACGACACCCTCCACCGGATCGTGAACGAGTATGGAGCAAACGGGCAGGTTGCCTGGATATTCCGCAATTTCCCCCTGACCGAGCTGCATCCGAACGCACAAAGTGCCGCGGAAGCTTCCGAATGCGTCGCGAATCTCGGCGGGAACGAAGCATACTGGAAATTCAGCGATCTCCTGTTCGCGAACCAGCCCGCCGACCCGTCGACGTATCCGAGCCTTGCAACGCAAGCAGGGGTCTCCGGAGACGCCGTCACCGCCTGCCTTTCGGCTGGCACCGCCAAGGACCGCGTCGCGGCCGACTCCGATAATGCAAAGGCGGCAGGCGCGAACGGTACGCCCTATAGCGTCATCCTCGTCCGGGGATCGGAACCCGTTCTCATAAACGGCGCATTCCCGTACGA
- a CDS encoding type II toxin-antitoxin system PemK/MazF family toxin, which produces MKKDFDGWNDQKKSIDERAHAPLYHEGEVRWCRLGTNIGFEQDGTGNGRARPVLILKGFSRQVCLVVPLTSSQKKNPYHVSAGRIGGRDAFAIISQVRLIDTKRLDQPLVYLEHAVFERIRKAVRNLF; this is translated from the coding sequence ATGAAGAAGGATTTTGACGGATGGAACGACCAGAAGAAGTCGATTGACGAGCGTGCCCACGCGCCGCTCTATCATGAAGGTGAAGTTCGGTGGTGCCGCCTAGGCACGAACATCGGATTCGAGCAGGATGGTACCGGAAACGGCCGAGCGCGTCCGGTGCTTATCCTCAAAGGATTCAGCAGGCAAGTGTGCCTAGTCGTTCCGCTTACCAGTTCGCAAAAGAAGAATCCATACCATGTTTCTGCTGGAAGGATAGGAGGGCGTGATGCCTTCGCGATTATTTCCCAAGTGCGGCTTATCGATACGAAACGATTGGATCAGCCTCTCGTCTATCTCGAGCACGCAGTATTTGAACGTATCAGAAAAGCCGTCAGAAACTTGTTCTGA
- a CDS encoding ribonuclease H-like domain-containing protein codes for MRVVTFDIESISDSAVLGRVDVTEQQLTVVGIHDSDTGAYTSYTVEELPALWSVLERTDMLVGFNSDSFDIPLLNRYYPGDLGKIKSLDLLSEVYGALGRRIRLDNLAQATLGRGKTGEGLKAMEWWREGLYDKVRAYCIEDVRLTRELYDYALKNKTLKYKDLREIRDIKLDTSKWGELPEAPSLTHTLPF; via the coding sequence ATGCGCGTCGTCACGTTCGACATCGAAAGCATTTCGGACTCGGCCGTTCTCGGCCGGGTTGATGTGACCGAGCAGCAGCTGACCGTCGTCGGCATCCACGATTCGGACACCGGTGCGTATACGTCATATACCGTGGAAGAACTTCCGGCGCTGTGGTCCGTCCTTGAGCGAACGGACATGCTCGTCGGATTCAACTCCGATTCGTTCGACATACCGCTCCTCAACCGCTACTATCCGGGCGACCTCGGGAAGATCAAGAGCCTCGATCTTCTTTCCGAGGTGTACGGAGCGCTCGGGCGGCGTATCCGCCTCGACAATCTCGCGCAGGCGACGCTTGGGCGCGGGAAAACCGGAGAGGGACTCAAGGCGATGGAGTGGTGGCGGGAGGGACTCTATGACAAGGTTCGCGCCTACTGCATCGAGGACGTGCGGCTTACCCGCGAGCTCTACGACTATGCCCTCAAAAACAAGACGCTGAAGTATAAGGATTTGCGCGAAATCCGCGATATCAAGCTCGACACGTCGAAATGGGGAGAACTTCCCGAAGCCCCTTCCCTTACCCACACGCTGCCTTTTTAA
- the hisS gene encoding histidine--tRNA ligase: MTERGKLDTEPYKGVRDFYPEDWAQLTGIFSTARNVLELWGYEEYNASPMERSELYLSKGNEEIINEQTYTFTDRGGRSVTLRPEMTPTLARMIAGKRRELAFPLRWFSIGSRFRYERPQKGRLREFYQIDVDLVGLPAGEADREIVTVASRIMKAFGAKREEYVIRINSRKLLSCAALAAGLDPEAMRAYTRLLDKKEKMPPAEWEAAARALSQKDPLDEIESATNEGVRREKDRILAFVEALHEEGIGNALFDPALVRGFDYYTDLVFEVFDTDPANPRALFGGGRYDELVALFGGDPLPAVGFAVGDVSFADFLETHGYLPRRSSSPEIYIGTEKDGVRAAETFADELRMKGVRAFTNLRDKALGDQAKEAEKRGIRYFLAYGKDEAGGKAPALKDLPQFETTTLVDAAAVALWIAKNR, encoded by the coding sequence ATGACGGAGCGCGGAAAGCTCGATACCGAGCCTTACAAAGGAGTGCGCGATTTCTATCCCGAAGACTGGGCGCAGCTCACGGGCATTTTCAGTACGGCGCGGAACGTGCTTGAGCTCTGGGGATACGAAGAATACAACGCCTCTCCGATGGAGCGCTCGGAGCTGTACCTCAGCAAGGGCAACGAGGAGATTATCAACGAGCAAACCTACACATTCACTGACCGCGGGGGCAGAAGCGTCACGCTGCGCCCCGAGATGACGCCGACGCTCGCGCGCATGATCGCCGGGAAGCGCCGGGAGCTCGCGTTCCCGCTTCGGTGGTTTTCGATCGGCAGCCGCTTCCGATATGAACGGCCGCAGAAAGGCCGTCTTCGCGAGTTCTATCAGATCGACGTCGATCTGGTGGGACTCCCCGCGGGAGAAGCGGACCGGGAAATCGTTACCGTCGCGAGCCGGATCATGAAAGCGTTCGGCGCGAAACGCGAAGAGTACGTAATCCGCATCAATTCGAGGAAGCTCCTGTCCTGCGCGGCCCTGGCCGCAGGACTTGATCCCGAAGCGATGCGCGCGTACACGCGCCTTTTGGACAAGAAGGAAAAGATGCCGCCTGCCGAGTGGGAAGCTGCCGCGCGGGCGCTTTCACAGAAAGATCCGCTCGACGAGATCGAGTCCGCGACGAACGAGGGGGTACGGCGGGAGAAAGACCGCATTCTGGCGTTCGTCGAAGCGCTCCACGAGGAGGGTATCGGGAACGCTCTGTTCGATCCCGCGCTTGTCCGCGGCTTCGATTACTACACCGATCTCGTATTCGAAGTCTTCGATACCGATCCTGCGAACCCCCGCGCGCTATTTGGCGGCGGACGCTACGACGAACTGGTAGCGCTATTTGGCGGCGACCCGCTTCCCGCAGTCGGCTTTGCGGTCGGCGACGTGAGCTTTGCGGACTTTCTTGAGACGCACGGATACCTGCCGAGGCGCTCCTCGTCTCCCGAGATCTATATCGGGACGGAAAAAGACGGCGTGCGCGCCGCGGAGACGTTCGCCGACGAATTGCGCATGAAAGGAGTCCGTGCGTTCACGAATCTTCGGGACAAGGCGCTTGGCGACCAGGCGAAGGAGGCCGAAAAGCGCGGCATCCGCTACTTCCTCGCGTACGGCAAAGACGAGGCGGGCGGCAAAGCGCCCGCGCTTAAGGACCTGCCGCAATTCGAGACCACGACGCTTGTCGACGCGGCGGCGGTCGCCCTCTGGATAGCGAAAAACCGCTAG
- a CDS encoding PH domain-containing protein, with the protein MEEFELEPGERITLSVRKHWIVFAIELIPYALLALAPLLIPEAINLIASVQPAGAHFLTQTAGFEGPWARFGLGVWWFFLWIGAFNVFTRYFLDVWVITTERVVDIHQFGFFRREVSSFLLAHIQDVTTNVNGILPTLFGFGTIHVETAGHDELFLMHGIRDPQGLRDLIMHEIADLHLREGQKLES; encoded by the coding sequence ATGGAAGAATTCGAACTCGAACCGGGCGAACGAATCACTCTTTCGGTACGAAAGCACTGGATCGTATTCGCGATCGAGCTTATCCCCTACGCGCTCCTCGCGCTCGCGCCGCTCCTTATCCCGGAGGCCATCAACCTTATCGCGTCGGTACAGCCTGCCGGAGCTCACTTTCTCACGCAGACAGCGGGCTTTGAAGGGCCGTGGGCGAGGTTCGGCCTTGGCGTGTGGTGGTTTTTCCTCTGGATCGGCGCATTTAATGTCTTCACCCGCTATTTCCTCGACGTGTGGGTAATCACGACAGAGCGCGTCGTCGACATCCATCAGTTCGGCTTCTTCCGGCGCGAAGTGTCGAGCTTCCTGCTCGCGCACATACAGGACGTCACGACCAACGTGAACGGTATCCTCCCGACCCTCTTCGGATTCGGCACCATTCATGTCGAGACCGCGGGGCATGACGAGCTGTTTCTGATGCACGGCATACGGGACCCGCAAGGACTTCGGGATCTCATCATGCACGAAATAGCCGATTTGCATTTGCGGGAAGGGCAGAAACTAGAATCCTAG